The proteins below come from a single Dermatophagoides farinae isolate YC_2012a chromosome 7, ASM2471394v1, whole genome shotgun sequence genomic window:
- the slo gene encoding calcium-activated potassium channel slo isoform X9, which yields MLLLAYSEYDLYRDGQIPGRVGPLPTYSPDEAACLKDRKWWAFLLSSIFTFLAGIFIVLIYRFFEFIFSGVLFGSSSSSQQQQQSGGQGPGNKQQQQQQQQQQGHHGGNKDLLLESSSCDLKDLKSHSLTDSQPLIQQELGWMTEAKDWAGELISGQSTTGRILVVLVFLLSIASLVIYFLDASNTGPPGAGDSVEKCQKWNENPTQQVDLALNIFFMVYFFIRFIAASDKLWFMLELYSFVDYFTIPPSFVSIYVDRTWIGLRFLRALRLMSFPDILQYLNVLKTSSSIRLAQLVSIVVSVWLTAAGLIHLLENSGDPLNFDNGHFISYWECVYFLIVTMSTVGYGDIHCTTTLGRTFIVLFILVGLAVFASLVPEITELVGHPSKYAGNYQKNPAKKHIVVCGHITYESVSHFLKDFLHEDREDVDVEVVFLHRKPPDLELEGLIKRHFTTVAFFQGSVMNPIDLNRVKVHEADACLVLSNKYCQDPDAEDAANIMRVISIKNYSDDIRVIIQLMQYHNKAYLLNIPSWNWKRGDDVICVSELKLGFIAQSCLAPGFSTMMANLFAMRSFKTSPDTPQWQNDYLCGTGMEMYTENLSTAFVAMTFAQATELCFVKLKLLLLAIEVNNEDGQTQIVINPKGTIRIQQNTQGFFIAQSADEVKRALWFCKNCHEDVKDEKLIRKCKCKNSDGFGDPSESMHLIPPTSGSSTGGRRAARNGKHQLGNIAGQLTAAIGTKQQQQPNAHSPVKQSGITAIPGTATSQQQQPTGSSFGPQMHLAYEVKKLMPAAARPTDGGTSVSVAPSAGFIDSKDFDFEKTEMKYDSTGMFHWCPARPIEDCILDRNQAAMTVLNGHVVVCLFADPDSPLIGLRNLVMPLRASNFHYHELKHVVIVGNVDYLRREWKMLQNLPKISVLNGSPLSRADLRAVNINLCDMCVILSAKISSSDDPTLADKEAILASLNIKAMTFDDTIGVITNNAACPDPGSRIPGSSPPPLVVQRRGSVYGSNVPLITELVNDTNVQFLDQDDDDDPDTELYLTQPFACGTAFAVSVLDSLMSTTYFNANALTLIRSLITGGATPELELILAEGAGLRGGYSTLETLKNRDRCRAGQISLYDGPLAKYGESGKYGDLFVAALRQYGMLCIGVYRFRDTSGTAEASTKRYVITNPPNDLILIPSDMIFVLLQFDPGLEYYKDRSRGASRQLSSTSATSGAMGTNNLQSGSVVGGIGGGPVVVSQQQQQQQPQSQPPQSSQTSNILSSGVNTSMISNNPTMPTVAGQHGNIVTGQPPS from the exons ATGTTACTACTTGCCTATTCTGAATATGATCTATATCGTGATGGCCAAATACCTGGCCGTGTTGGTCCATTACCAACATATTCACCGGATGAAGCTGCTTGTCTTAAAGATCGTAAATGGTGGGCATTCTTATTGTCCAGtatatttacatttttagccggaatttttattgttttaatatatcgattttttgaattcatattCTCTGGTGTATTatttggttcatcatcatcatcacaacaacaacaacaatccggTGGACAAGGTCCCggtaataaacaacaacaacaacaacagcaacaacaacaaggtcATCATGGTGGCAATAAagatttattattagaatcatcatcatgtgatcTTAAAGATCTCAAATCACATAGCCTAACCGATTCACAACCATTAATACAACAAGAATTAGGATGGATGACCGAAGCAAAAGATTGGGCCGGTGAATTAATATCCGGCCAATCTACTACTGGCCGTATATTGGTCGTACTTGTATTCCTATTATCAATTGCATCATTAGTTATCTATTTTTTGGATGCATCCAA TACTGGTCCACCTGGTGCTGG TGATAGTGTTGAAAAATGTCagaaatggaatgaaaatccAACACAACAAGTGGATCTGGCATTGAACATCTTTTTtatggtttatttttttatacga tTTATAGCTGCTTCCGATAAACTTTGGTTCATGTTAGAGCTTTATTCATTTGTCGATTATTTCACTATTCCACCGTCGTTTGTGTCAATATATGTGGATCGTACTTGGATTG GTTTACGTTTTTTACGTGCACTACGTTTAATGTCATTTCCAGATATATTACAATATCTAAATGTAttgaaaacatcatcatcgatacgTTTAGCTCAATTAGTATCGATTGTAGTGTCGGTCTGGTTGACGGCAGCCGGTCTCATACATTTG CTCGAAAATTCTGGTGATCCattaaattttgataatgGCCATTTCATATCCTATTGGGAATGTGTATATTTTCTCATTGTTACCATGTCAACT gTCGGATATGGTGATATACATTGCACAACAACATTGGGTCGTacatttattgttttatttattctcgTTGGTTTG gCCGTATTTGCATCATTGGTACCCGAAATAACTGAACTAGTTGGCCATCCATCTAAATATGCGGGAAATTATCAGAAAAATCCAGCCAAAAA GCATATCGTTGTCTGTGGTCATATCACATATGAAAGTGTAAGCCATTTTCTAAAAGATTTTCTACACGAAGATCGTgaagatgttgatgttgaagtTGTATTTCTGCATCGAAAACCACCGGATCTGGAACTAGAAGGTCTGATTAAACGACATTTTACAACCGTAGCATTTTTCCAAGGTTCCGTAATGAATCCAATCGATTTGAATCGTGTCAAAGTACATGAAGCTGATGCATGTCTTGTATTATCGAATAAATATTGTCAAGATCCAGATGCAGAAGATGCGGCAAATATAATGCGTgttatttcaataaaaaattatagcGATGATATTCGTGTCATCATTCAGCTAATGCAATATCATAATAAAGCCTATCTATTGAATATACCATCATGGAATTGGAAacgtggtgatgatgttatcTGTGTTAGTGAATTAAAATTAGGCTTTATTGCTCAATCATGTTTAGCTCCTGGTTTCAGTACAATGATGGCCAATCTATTTGCAATGCGTTCATTTAAAAcg TCACCGGATACACCGCAATGGCAAAATGATTATCTTTGTGGTACCGGTATGGAAATGTATACGGAAAATCTGAGCACAGCATTCGTTGCAATGACATTTGCTCAAGCAACAGAATTATGTTTtgttaaattaaaattattattattagctaTTGAAGTGAATAATGAAGATGGCCAAACACAGATTGTGATCAATCCAAAAGGTACTATCCGTATACAGCAAAATACACAAGGATTTTTTATTGCACAAAGTGCCGATGAAGTTAAACG GGCACTTTGGTTCTGTAAAAATTGTCACGAAGATgttaaagatgaaaaattgattcgtaaatgtaaatgtaaaaatt CAGATGGTTTTGGTGATCCAAGTGAAAGCA TGCATCTAATACCACCTACATCTGGTTCATCTACTGGTGGTAGACGTGCAGCACGTAATGGTAAACATCAACTTGGTAATATTGCCGGACAATTAACTGCTGCTATCGGtactaaacaacaacaacaaccgaatgCACATAGTCCGGTAAAACAATCGGGAATTACAGCCATCCCTGGAACGGCAAcatctcaacaacaacaacctacTGGATCATCTTTTGGACCACAAATGCATCTAGCATatgaagtgaaaaaattaat GCCAGCTGCAGCACGTCCTACAGATGGTGGGACATCCGTATCGGTTGCACCATCAGCCggatttattgattcaaaagattttgattttgaaaaaactgaaatgaaatatgatTCAACCGGCATGTTTCATTGGTGTCCAGCTAGGCCAATTGAAGATTGTATATTGGATCGTAATCAGGCAGCAATGACCGTATTGAATGgacatgttgttgtttgtttgtttgccgATCCAGATTCACCATTGATTGGTTTACGTAATCTGGTTATGCCTTTAAG agcttcaaattttcattatcatgaacTGAAacatgttgttattgttggtaatgttgattatttacGTCGTGAATGGAAAATGTTACAGAATCTACCAAAAATTAGTGTATTGAATGGATCACCATTATCACGTGCTGATCTTCGTGCTGTTAATATCAATCTATGCGATATGTGTGTCATTTTATCGGCTAAAATATCATCTAGCGATGATCCAACATTGGCGGATAAAGAAGCCATTTTGGCTAGTTTAAATATCAAAGCAATGACATTTGATGATACGATCGGTGTTATTACGAATAATGCTGCTTGTCCTGATCCTGGATCACGAATACCGGGTagttcaccaccaccattagtTGTCCAAAGACGTGGATCTGTTTATGGTTCAAATGTTCCATTGATAACCGAATTAGTCAATGATACGAATGTACAATTTTtagatcaagatgatgatgatgatccggATACAGAATTATATCTGACACAACCTTTTGCTTGTGGTACAGCATTCGCTGTGTCCGTATTGGATTCATTAATGTCCACGACATATTTCAATGCAAATGCATTAACACTAATACGTTCTTTGATAACTGGTGGTGCCACCCCAGAACTAGAGCTAATTCTAGCTGAAGGTGCCGGTCTTCGTGGTGGTTATTCAACATTGGAAACGCTGAAAAATCGAGACCGATGTCGAGCTGGACAGATATCATTATATGATGGACCATTGGCTAAATATGGTGAAAGTGGCAAATATGGTGACCTATTTGTCGCTGCCTTACGACAATATGGAATGTTATGTATTGGTGTTTATAGGTTTCGTGATACATCTGGTACGGCTGAAGCATCCACAAAACGTTATGTAATAACAAATCCACCAAATGACCTTATACTCATACCAAGTGATatg atatttgttttgttacaATTTGATCCTGGTCTTGAATATTATAAAGATCGTAGCCGTGGTGCATCTagacaattatcatcaacaagcGCTACATCCGGTGCTATGGGAACCAATAATTTACAATCCGGTagtgttgttggtggtatTGGTGGTGGACCAGTAGTTgtatcacaacaacaacaacaacaacaaccgcaatcacaaccaccacaatcatcacaaaCATCGAATATATTATCATCGGGCGTAAATACATCAATGATATCTAATAATCCTACAATGCCTACAGTGGCCGGTCAACATGGTAATATTGTTACTGGACAGCCACCAAGTTGA
- the slo gene encoding calcium-activated potassium channel slo isoform X3: MLLLAYSEYDLYRDGQIPGRVGPLPTYSPDEAACLKDRKWWAFLLSSIFTFLAGIFIVLIYRFFEFIFSGVLFGSSSSSQQQQQSGGQGPGNKQQQQQQQQQQGHHGGNKDLLLESSSCDLKDLKSHSLTDSQPLIQQELGWMTEAKDWAGELISGQSTTGRILVVLVFLLSIASLVIYFLDASNDSVEKCQKWNENPTQQVDLALNIFFMVYFFIRFIAASDKLWFMLELYSFVDYFTIPPSFVSIYVDRTWIGLRFLRALRLMSFPDILQYLNVLKTSSSIRLAQLVSIVVSVWLTAAGLIHLLENSGDPLNFDNGHFISYWECVYFLIVTMSTVGYGDIHCTTTLGRTFIVLFILVGLAVFASLVPEITELVGHPSKYAGNYQKNPAKKHIVVCGHITYESVSHFLKDFLHEDREDVDVEVVFLHRKPPDLELEGLIKRHFTTVAFFQGSVMNPIDLNRVKVHEADACLVLSNKYCQDPDAEDAANIMRVISIKNYSDDIRVIIQLMQYHNKAYLLNIPSWNWKRGDDVICVSELKLGFIAQSCLAPGFSTMMANLFAMRSFKTSPDTPQWQNDYLCGTGMEMYTENLSTAFVAMTFAQATELCFVKLKLLLLAIEVNNEDGQTQIVINPKGTIRIQQNTQGFFIAQSADEVKRALWFCKNCHEDVKDEKLIRKCKCKNLGAIFKKGVRVVQAVNSNVINRHSNTITTRLLDSTDHHILIDESCHLIDMNNHQIDNNCHQRIDSISSNDQSSLQPQDTSGGGNHHHHRHHHHRQQLQQLQSSNLMATTTSRSTSNIPGLLLSKNSATPPTSSSTTTTSFINSNNNLSLMNITTNLSIIDSSSSSMMMMNSPQSQCSTTATTILPKLSRKFRADGFGDPSESMHLIPPTSGSSTGGRRAARNGKHQLGNIAGQLTAAIGTKQQQQPNAHSPVKQSGITAIPGTATSQQQQPTGSSFGPQMHLAYEVKKLMPAAARPTDGGTSVSVAPSAGFIDSKDFDFEKTEMKYDSTGMFHWCPARPIEDCILDRNQAAMTVLNGHVVVCLFADPDSPLIGLRNLVMPLRASNFHYHELKHVVIVGNVDYLRREWKMLQNLPKISVLNGSPLSRADLRAVNINLCDMCVILSAKISSSDDPTLADKEAILASLNIKAMTFDDTIGVITNNAACPDPGSRIPGSSPPPLVVQRRGSVYGSNVPLITELVNDTNVQFLDQDDDDDPDTELYLTQPFACGTAFAVSVLDSLMSTTYFNANALTLIRSLITGGATPELELILAEGAGLRGGYSTLETLKNRDRCRAGQISLYDGPLAKYGESGKYGDLFVAALRQYGMLCIGVYRFRDTSGTAEASTKRYVITNPPNDLILIPSDMIFVLLQFDPGLEYYKDRSRGASRQLSSTSATSGAMGTNNLQSGSVVGGIGGGPVVVSQQQQQQQPQSQPPQSSQTSNILSSGVNTSMISNNPTMPTVAGQHGNIVTGQPPS; the protein is encoded by the exons ATGTTACTACTTGCCTATTCTGAATATGATCTATATCGTGATGGCCAAATACCTGGCCGTGTTGGTCCATTACCAACATATTCACCGGATGAAGCTGCTTGTCTTAAAGATCGTAAATGGTGGGCATTCTTATTGTCCAGtatatttacatttttagccggaatttttattgttttaatatatcgattttttgaattcatattCTCTGGTGTATTatttggttcatcatcatcatcacaacaacaacaacaatccggTGGACAAGGTCCCggtaataaacaacaacaacaacaacagcaacaacaacaaggtcATCATGGTGGCAATAAagatttattattagaatcatcatcatgtgatcTTAAAGATCTCAAATCACATAGCCTAACCGATTCACAACCATTAATACAACAAGAATTAGGATGGATGACCGAAGCAAAAGATTGGGCCGGTGAATTAATATCCGGCCAATCTACTACTGGCCGTATATTGGTCGTACTTGTATTCCTATTATCAATTGCATCATTAGTTATCTATTTTTTGGATGCATCCAA TGATAGTGTTGAAAAATGTCagaaatggaatgaaaatccAACACAACAAGTGGATCTGGCATTGAACATCTTTTTtatggtttatttttttatacga tTTATAGCTGCTTCCGATAAACTTTGGTTCATGTTAGAGCTTTATTCATTTGTCGATTATTTCACTATTCCACCGTCGTTTGTGTCAATATATGTGGATCGTACTTGGATTG GTTTACGTTTTTTACGTGCACTACGTTTAATGTCATTTCCAGATATATTACAATATCTAAATGTAttgaaaacatcatcatcgatacgTTTAGCTCAATTAGTATCGATTGTAGTGTCGGTCTGGTTGACGGCAGCCGGTCTCATACATTTG CTCGAAAATTCTGGTGATCCattaaattttgataatgGCCATTTCATATCCTATTGGGAATGTGTATATTTTCTCATTGTTACCATGTCAACT gTCGGATATGGTGATATACATTGCACAACAACATTGGGTCGTacatttattgttttatttattctcgTTGGTTTG gCCGTATTTGCATCATTGGTACCCGAAATAACTGAACTAGTTGGCCATCCATCTAAATATGCGGGAAATTATCAGAAAAATCCAGCCAAAAA GCATATCGTTGTCTGTGGTCATATCACATATGAAAGTGTAAGCCATTTTCTAAAAGATTTTCTACACGAAGATCGTgaagatgttgatgttgaagtTGTATTTCTGCATCGAAAACCACCGGATCTGGAACTAGAAGGTCTGATTAAACGACATTTTACAACCGTAGCATTTTTCCAAGGTTCCGTAATGAATCCAATCGATTTGAATCGTGTCAAAGTACATGAAGCTGATGCATGTCTTGTATTATCGAATAAATATTGTCAAGATCCAGATGCAGAAGATGCGGCAAATATAATGCGTgttatttcaataaaaaattatagcGATGATATTCGTGTCATCATTCAGCTAATGCAATATCATAATAAAGCCTATCTATTGAATATACCATCATGGAATTGGAAacgtggtgatgatgttatcTGTGTTAGTGAATTAAAATTAGGCTTTATTGCTCAATCATGTTTAGCTCCTGGTTTCAGTACAATGATGGCCAATCTATTTGCAATGCGTTCATTTAAAAcg TCACCGGATACACCGCAATGGCAAAATGATTATCTTTGTGGTACCGGTATGGAAATGTATACGGAAAATCTGAGCACAGCATTCGTTGCAATGACATTTGCTCAAGCAACAGAATTATGTTTtgttaaattaaaattattattattagctaTTGAAGTGAATAATGAAGATGGCCAAACACAGATTGTGATCAATCCAAAAGGTACTATCCGTATACAGCAAAATACACAAGGATTTTTTATTGCACAAAGTGCCGATGAAGTTAAACG GGCACTTTGGTTCTGTAAAAATTGTCACGAAGATgttaaagatgaaaaattgattcgtaaatgtaaatgtaaaaatt TGGGCGcaatattcaaaaaaggCGTTCGTGTTGTACAAGCGGTCAATAGTAATGTTATTAATCGTCATTCAAATACGATTACCACAAGATTATTGGATTCTACTGATCATC acaTATTAATAGATGAATCATGTCATCTAATCGAtatgaacaatcatcaaatcgataataattgtcATCAACGTATCGATAGTATTAGTAGTAATGATCAGTCATCATTACAACCACAAGATACTAGTGGCGgcggtaatcatcatcatcatcgtcatcatcatcatcgacaacaactacaacaattACAAAGTTCAAATTTAATGGCCACCACCACTTCACGTAGTACAAGTAATATTCctggtttattattatcaaaaaattctgcaacaccaccaacatcatcatcaacaacaacaacgtcgtttattaattcaaataataatttatcattgatgaatataacGACAAATCTTTCAATTATtgatagtagtagtagtagtatgatgatgatgaatagtCCACAATCACAatgttcaacaacagcaacaacaattttaccgaaattatcaagaaaatttcgag CAGATGGTTTTGGTGATCCAAGTGAAAGCA TGCATCTAATACCACCTACATCTGGTTCATCTACTGGTGGTAGACGTGCAGCACGTAATGGTAAACATCAACTTGGTAATATTGCCGGACAATTAACTGCTGCTATCGGtactaaacaacaacaacaaccgaatgCACATAGTCCGGTAAAACAATCGGGAATTACAGCCATCCCTGGAACGGCAAcatctcaacaacaacaacctacTGGATCATCTTTTGGACCACAAATGCATCTAGCATatgaagtgaaaaaattaat GCCAGCTGCAGCACGTCCTACAGATGGTGGGACATCCGTATCGGTTGCACCATCAGCCggatttattgattcaaaagattttgattttgaaaaaactgaaatgaaatatgatTCAACCGGCATGTTTCATTGGTGTCCAGCTAGGCCAATTGAAGATTGTATATTGGATCGTAATCAGGCAGCAATGACCGTATTGAATGgacatgttgttgtttgtttgtttgccgATCCAGATTCACCATTGATTGGTTTACGTAATCTGGTTATGCCTTTAAG agcttcaaattttcattatcatgaacTGAAacatgttgttattgttggtaatgttgattatttacGTCGTGAATGGAAAATGTTACAGAATCTACCAAAAATTAGTGTATTGAATGGATCACCATTATCACGTGCTGATCTTCGTGCTGTTAATATCAATCTATGCGATATGTGTGTCATTTTATCGGCTAAAATATCATCTAGCGATGATCCAACATTGGCGGATAAAGAAGCCATTTTGGCTAGTTTAAATATCAAAGCAATGACATTTGATGATACGATCGGTGTTATTACGAATAATGCTGCTTGTCCTGATCCTGGATCACGAATACCGGGTagttcaccaccaccattagtTGTCCAAAGACGTGGATCTGTTTATGGTTCAAATGTTCCATTGATAACCGAATTAGTCAATGATACGAATGTACAATTTTtagatcaagatgatgatgatgatccggATACAGAATTATATCTGACACAACCTTTTGCTTGTGGTACAGCATTCGCTGTGTCCGTATTGGATTCATTAATGTCCACGACATATTTCAATGCAAATGCATTAACACTAATACGTTCTTTGATAACTGGTGGTGCCACCCCAGAACTAGAGCTAATTCTAGCTGAAGGTGCCGGTCTTCGTGGTGGTTATTCAACATTGGAAACGCTGAAAAATCGAGACCGATGTCGAGCTGGACAGATATCATTATATGATGGACCATTGGCTAAATATGGTGAAAGTGGCAAATATGGTGACCTATTTGTCGCTGCCTTACGACAATATGGAATGTTATGTATTGGTGTTTATAGGTTTCGTGATACATCTGGTACGGCTGAAGCATCCACAAAACGTTATGTAATAACAAATCCACCAAATGACCTTATACTCATACCAAGTGATatg atatttgttttgttacaATTTGATCCTGGTCTTGAATATTATAAAGATCGTAGCCGTGGTGCATCTagacaattatcatcaacaagcGCTACATCCGGTGCTATGGGAACCAATAATTTACAATCCGGTagtgttgttggtggtatTGGTGGTGGACCAGTAGTTgtatcacaacaacaacaacaacaacaaccgcaatcacaaccaccacaatcatcacaaaCATCGAATATATTATCATCGGGCGTAAATACATCAATGATATCTAATAATCCTACAATGCCTACAGTGGCCGGTCAACATGGTAATATTGTTACTGGACAGCCACCAAGTTGA